A window of the Nitrosococcus wardiae genome harbors these coding sequences:
- a CDS encoding response regulator transcription factor, which translates to MNHSHPNPITDLTQYRRSFGDIPEPMSPAATLFIVSGDSGMRQALCRMSESMGIPYTAYATAEAFLAGFDPTLPGCLLLDIHAPQMGGLRLQQYLQHQDSWLPLLFVSRGATVPEAAQAIQGGAVDFIIRPLECIELLKARIEACLAQVRQNQITQHKEAEITARLARLTRREWEIMEGMIAGKLSKQMALEWNVSIKTVESHRARVMKKLQVGNYTELINLVLSQQEKTREVTPIRGRVPLE; encoded by the coding sequence ATGAATCACTCCCATCCAAACCCCATCACCGATCTCACCCAGTACCGGCGGAGCTTTGGCGATATTCCAGAACCTATGAGTCCAGCAGCCACCCTCTTTATTGTAAGTGGCGATAGCGGGATGCGCCAGGCGCTATGTCGAATGAGTGAATCAATGGGTATCCCCTACACCGCCTACGCTACGGCTGAAGCGTTTTTAGCGGGCTTTGATCCCACTCTCCCGGGTTGCCTGCTGCTGGATATCCACGCCCCCCAAATGGGCGGCTTAAGGCTGCAGCAATATCTGCAGCACCAGGATAGCTGGCTTCCGCTGCTCTTCGTCTCGAGGGGGGCAACAGTGCCTGAGGCCGCTCAGGCCATACAGGGCGGAGCCGTGGACTTTATTATCCGGCCCTTAGAGTGCATTGAATTACTCAAAGCGCGCATAGAGGCCTGTCTCGCCCAAGTCCGGCAAAACCAAATCACCCAACACAAAGAAGCAGAAATCACCGCTCGGCTTGCTCGGTTAACCCGGCGCGAATGGGAAATCATGGAAGGAATGATAGCGGGCAAACTGAGCAAGCAGATGGCCCTTGAATGGAACGTGAGTATTAAAACCGTGGAAAGCCACCGGGCTCGGGTGATGAAAAAACTCCAGGTCGGAAATTACACCGAACTTATTAATCTCGTGCTCTCCCAGCAAGAAAAGACCCGAGAGGTTACCCCCATAAGAGGTCGTGTCCCGCTGGAATAG
- a CDS encoding HigA family addiction module antitoxin translates to MSKNGMRPIHPGEILQEDYLKPLGMNANALAKAMHVPAPRINDIVLERREVTADMAMRLARYFDTTAEFWIVLQTEYNWDTAAIEQANLIDSKA, encoded by the coding sequence ATGTCGAAAAACGGTATGCGCCCAATTCACCCGGGCGAGATTTTGCAAGAGGACTATCTAAAACCGTTGGGAATGAACGCGAATGCGCTAGCCAAAGCAATGCATGTGCCGGCGCCACGCATCAACGATATTGTGCTTGAGCGGCGCGAAGTAACAGCAGATATGGCGATGCGCCTGGCACGATATTTTGATACGACCGCCGAGTTTTGGATAGTCTTGCAAACAGAGTACAACTGGGATACAGCTGCAATCGAGCAGGCAAACCTCATTGACAGCAAGGCTTAG
- the ppsA gene encoding phosphoenolpyruvate synthase: MAEQYVRWLENLGSHDVSLVGGKNASLGEMIQHLRETGIRVPEGFATTAQAYWDFLEANHLKERISQQLEELRKDRQKLAKVGKTIREWFYESDFPPSLTEAITQAYGQLADQIDRQNPDVAVRSSATAEDLPEASFAGQQETFLNISGEESLIDACRRCFASLFTDRAIIYRENHGFDHLKVALSIGVQRMVRSDQAGAGVMFSIDTETGFPDAVLINAAWGLGESVVQGIVDPDEYMVFKPLLKNQSYCPIIKKKIGKKAQKIVYASESKEPTQILDTPVEERPYPVLQDEEILTLARWAAAIEDHYGHPMDIEWAKDGLTNELFIVQARPETVQSRKKTSLLKTYTLKQKGKHLLSGLSIGSAIAAGKVCKLRSASEIDRFEENAVLVTEMTDPDWVPIMKRAAAIVTDHGGRTSHAAIVSRELGLPAIVGTGKGTEILQDGQEITVSCAEGDEGFIYEGIADYEAQDLSLEEIPKTRTQVMLNLAHPAGALRWWPLPSDGVGLARMEFIINNIIKIHPMALVKWNELKDQEVRQKIDELTATWEDKTQYFVDTLAHGIAQIAASQYPKPVIVRMSDFKTNEYAELIGGRAFEPKEPNPMLGWRGASRYYNEGYREGFALECRAIRKAREEIGLDNIIMMIPFCRTPAEADKVLEVLSENGLTRGEQGLQIYVMCEIPSNVILGRQFADRFDGFSIGSNDLTQLVLGVDRDSNRLAPLFNEQDEAVKEMIATVIRYAHEKQRKVGLCGQAPSDYPEFARFLVEANIDSISVNPDSFVDVKQQIAAAEAKKG, encoded by the coding sequence ATGGCCGAACAGTATGTCAGGTGGTTGGAAAACCTGGGCTCCCATGATGTCTCCTTGGTGGGGGGCAAAAACGCCTCCTTGGGAGAAATGATCCAACATCTCCGGGAAACAGGCATCCGAGTACCTGAGGGTTTTGCAACCACAGCCCAGGCTTACTGGGATTTCTTAGAGGCCAACCATCTTAAGGAAAGAATCTCTCAACAGCTTGAAGAGCTCAGGAAAGACCGGCAAAAATTAGCCAAGGTCGGGAAAACCATACGAGAGTGGTTCTATGAGTCCGATTTTCCTCCTTCCCTCACTGAAGCCATTACTCAAGCCTATGGTCAATTGGCTGATCAAATTGATCGCCAAAATCCTGATGTGGCAGTGCGTAGTAGCGCCACGGCCGAAGATCTCCCGGAAGCAAGTTTCGCCGGTCAACAGGAAACTTTCCTTAATATCAGTGGAGAAGAAAGTCTGATTGATGCCTGCCGACGCTGTTTCGCCTCCCTGTTTACTGACCGGGCTATCATTTACCGTGAGAATCACGGCTTCGATCACCTGAAAGTGGCGCTTTCAATCGGTGTCCAGAGAATGGTCCGATCCGATCAAGCCGGCGCGGGAGTGATGTTTTCCATCGACACAGAGACCGGATTTCCCGATGCGGTGCTGATTAATGCCGCTTGGGGGCTCGGTGAGAGCGTGGTCCAGGGGATAGTGGATCCTGATGAGTATATGGTTTTTAAACCTTTACTAAAAAATCAATCTTATTGCCCTATTATCAAGAAAAAAATAGGCAAAAAAGCCCAAAAGATCGTCTATGCTTCCGAGAGCAAGGAACCCACGCAAATCCTCGATACCCCTGTGGAAGAGCGCCCTTATCCCGTATTACAGGATGAAGAAATTCTTACCCTGGCTCGATGGGCAGCCGCTATCGAGGACCACTACGGCCATCCCATGGATATTGAATGGGCCAAAGACGGTCTTACCAACGAACTTTTCATCGTTCAAGCCCGCCCAGAAACCGTTCAATCCCGTAAAAAAACCTCTTTGCTCAAGACCTATACCTTAAAACAAAAGGGAAAACATTTACTCAGCGGACTCAGTATTGGCAGCGCCATCGCAGCAGGCAAAGTTTGCAAATTGCGTAGCGCCTCTGAAATCGATCGTTTTGAAGAAAATGCGGTGCTAGTCACCGAAATGACTGATCCGGACTGGGTCCCCATTATGAAGCGGGCCGCCGCTATCGTAACCGATCACGGGGGGCGCACCTCCCATGCTGCTATCGTCAGCCGAGAATTGGGCCTCCCCGCCATTGTCGGCACTGGGAAAGGCACAGAGATTTTGCAAGATGGACAAGAAATTACCGTCTCCTGCGCCGAAGGGGACGAAGGCTTTATCTACGAAGGCATCGCCGATTACGAAGCCCAAGATCTTTCCTTAGAAGAGATTCCCAAAACCCGAACCCAGGTCATGCTTAACCTAGCTCACCCGGCGGGGGCGCTTCGCTGGTGGCCACTACCAAGCGATGGGGTAGGACTAGCCCGGATGGAATTTATTATTAATAACATCATTAAGATCCACCCTATGGCCCTGGTAAAATGGAATGAACTGAAAGATCAGGAAGTTCGCCAAAAAATTGATGAGCTAACGGCCACCTGGGAGGATAAAACCCAATATTTTGTAGATACTTTGGCCCATGGAATCGCCCAGATTGCCGCTTCTCAATATCCAAAGCCTGTCATTGTCCGCATGAGCGATTTTAAAACCAATGAATACGCGGAATTGATTGGCGGCCGTGCCTTTGAGCCCAAAGAACCCAACCCCATGCTAGGATGGCGGGGAGCGAGTCGTTATTATAACGAGGGCTACCGGGAAGGGTTTGCGTTGGAGTGCCGGGCCATTCGAAAAGCCCGGGAAGAAATCGGGCTAGATAACATTATTATGATGATTCCTTTTTGCCGTACTCCGGCAGAAGCAGACAAGGTCTTGGAAGTCCTGTCTGAAAACGGGTTGACCCGAGGTGAACAGGGGCTCCAAATTTATGTCATGTGCGAGATTCCCTCTAACGTGATCCTAGGCCGACAATTTGCGGACCGTTTTGATGGATTTTCTATTGGCAGCAATGATCTAACCCAATTAGTCTTAGGCGTGGATCGGGATTCGAATCGGCTCGCACCGCTCTTTAACGAACAAGATGAAGCCGTCAAAGAAATGATTGCCACCGTCATTCGCTATGCCCATGAGAAGCAGCGCAAGGTAGGACTCTGCGGTCAGGCCCCAAGCGACTATCCAGAATTTGCCCGTTTTCTAGTAGAGGCAAATATTGATTCCATTTCTGTTAATCCGGACAGTTTTGTCGATGTCAAACAACAAATCGCCGCCGCTGAAGCCAAAAAGGGTTAA
- a CDS encoding avidin/streptavidin family protein, producing the protein MKIIRLIFIVALPLLWANIALASDTQQQAIQGLSAWVNQSGSTLHIDSIDPAGQITGHYINRAQGYGCQNTPYPVTGWVYGTAITFTVKWENATEACNSITSWTGFYYDGVITTLWQLVVNKSKNKKQIIQGQDVFKPVKQKRLPSLKLK; encoded by the coding sequence ATGAAAATTATTCGGCTAATTTTTATTGTAGCTCTTCCCCTGCTTTGGGCCAATATTGCATTAGCATCAGATACCCAGCAGCAGGCGATACAGGGATTGTCCGCATGGGTGAATCAAAGCGGTTCGACCCTCCATATTGATAGTATTGATCCCGCTGGTCAGATAACTGGCCATTATATCAATCGTGCACAAGGTTATGGATGCCAAAACACTCCCTATCCAGTAACCGGGTGGGTTTATGGGACAGCAATTACTTTCACTGTTAAATGGGAAAACGCAACAGAGGCATGCAACTCCATTACATCCTGGACAGGTTTTTACTATGATGGGGTGATAACTACCCTATGGCAGCTAGTGGTTAACAAATCAAAGAATAAGAAACAGATTATTCAAGGGCAAGATGTTTTTAAGCCGGTCAAGCAGAAAAGATTGCCTTCCTTAAAATTAAAATAG
- a CDS encoding CbbQ/NirQ/NorQ/GpvN family protein gives MQATALAGEAPFYLPVGNECALFEAAYRHQLPLLLKGPTGCGKTRFVAHMAAQLGRPLFTVSCHDDLTAADLTGRYLLKGGETVWVDGPLTQAIREGGICYLDEIVEARKDVTVVLHPLTDDRRILPLERTGETLRAPEGFMLVVSYNPGYQNILKSLKPSTRQRFVALSFDFPPPEVEVEIVASESGLPRERCVPLINLANGLRGLKGVDLEEVVSTRLLVYCAILMGEGLDPFQAAQVALVEPLCDEAEVKEGLLELIRATYG, from the coding sequence ATGCAAGCAACCGCCTTGGCCGGAGAGGCTCCCTTTTATCTACCCGTTGGCAATGAATGTGCCTTATTTGAGGCCGCCTATCGCCATCAACTCCCCCTTTTGCTCAAGGGGCCCACAGGCTGTGGCAAGACCCGTTTTGTGGCCCATATGGCGGCTCAGCTGGGCCGCCCCCTCTTTACGGTTTCTTGCCACGATGATTTAACGGCGGCCGATCTTACCGGCCGCTATCTCCTTAAGGGAGGGGAGACCGTCTGGGTCGATGGTCCATTGACCCAGGCCATTCGGGAAGGGGGGATCTGCTATCTGGATGAGATTGTGGAAGCCCGTAAGGATGTCACCGTGGTGCTCCATCCCCTCACCGATGATCGCCGCATCCTGCCATTGGAGCGCACCGGGGAGACTTTGAGGGCGCCTGAGGGGTTCATGCTGGTGGTCTCTTATAATCCGGGCTATCAGAATATCCTCAAATCCTTAAAGCCCAGCACTCGCCAGCGTTTTGTGGCCCTGAGTTTTGATTTTCCTCCCCCTGAGGTGGAAGTCGAAATCGTTGCTAGTGAAAGCGGTCTTCCCCGGGAGCGCTGTGTTCCTCTTATTAACTTGGCAAACGGCTTGCGGGGATTGAAGGGGGTGGATCTGGAAGAAGTGGTCTCTACCCGGCTATTGGTTTACTGCGCCATTTTAATGGGGGAAGGACTAGATCCTTTTCAGGCGGCCCAGGTGGCCCTGGTAGAACCCCTTTGCGATGAGGCTGAGGTCAAGGAAGGGCTGTTGGAACTGATCCGAGCTACCTACGGCTAG
- a CDS encoding DUF2283 domain-containing protein, whose protein sequence is MKIKYFQDTDTPYIEFRETEVAESKDFDENTVIDVDHKGDICAITIEHASKRADIPHFSFEQIAA, encoded by the coding sequence ATGAAGATCAAGTACTTCCAGGATACAGATACACCCTATATTGAGTTTCGGGAGACAGAGGTTGCCGAGAGCAAAGATTTTGATGAGAACACCGTTATTGATGTTGATCATAAGGGAGATATCTGCGCTATCACCATCGAGCACGCTAGCAAACGAGCTGACATCCCCCATTTCTCCTTTGAACAGATAGCTGCCTAA
- a CDS encoding DUF3592 domain-containing protein: MPQNKLSMYRWRKHKDVVWAGLLFLIGGLTTIALTAVDVRTGLENQYWPSTPGQMLSARLLGGYGRTPYHITVEYVYEVDGYRYRGHVIGYGGFHLVWNSDEAQRRVAGWRAKTWVPVFYDPAEPERAVLISGVDEGIFIYFIVGGVAAVLGILFFFVKEAPS; encoded by the coding sequence TTGCCTCAAAATAAATTGAGTATGTATCGCTGGCGCAAGCATAAAGATGTTGTCTGGGCCGGGTTGCTCTTCCTTATAGGCGGTTTAACTACCATTGCGCTTACAGCAGTTGATGTACGGACGGGTTTGGAAAACCAATACTGGCCGTCTACCCCTGGTCAGATGCTCTCAGCTCGGTTATTGGGTGGCTATGGCAGAACCCCCTATCATATTACAGTTGAATATGTCTATGAAGTTGACGGTTACCGTTACCGTGGCCATGTCATTGGATATGGCGGGTTCCACTTGGTTTGGAACAGTGATGAAGCCCAACGCCGTGTAGCTGGCTGGCGTGCGAAGACGTGGGTTCCCGTGTTCTATGATCCCGCTGAGCCAGAGCGGGCGGTACTGATAAGCGGGGTGGATGAAGGAATCTTCATCTACTTCATTGTCGGAGGTGTGGCCGCAGTTTTAGGTATTCTCTTTTTCTTTGTTAAGGAAGCGCCAAGCTAG
- a CDS encoding nitric oxide reductase activation protein NorD has product MWQFLELEEQIGRYWHRLVGQAASYPYHPEAAVTLDSVRASLSVFFRGLGGTPGLELAAGLPQSSGHRLRLRQRLGLDQERLPQAARNPERLLLPAAIACFPSVSLNRCLYFWLAAFFALAEHSSGQPPADPLQADLAFLHRSYGISLRICRRYPGLAQSYQTLCAALRELRPPRSLPPQEQAVEAAILALLEAKSKCSNPLGNALLAAVMAPEPDFSGWRASKGYHPFLPVPLWGEISGEFKSPSALSSPSEQADGSSQQEGEDSRRRQAQRGKYEQSERDDPLLLNRFEKLISWAEMVNVNRAVEDEDEEAAKEVADAMEELALSSHQRRAATKLKFDLDLAPNDVDPSALIAEFTYPEWDYRRQSYHNNHCKVVSQVAGEEGELWKPDLQARRRLRRIRRQFEALRPKREILRRQLDGTEPDMDALVRSRCDLVASGSGSDRVYLSARQQARDLAVAMLVDVSLSTDSWVDNRQVLEVEKEALTAMASGLATCGDAFAIYTFTSRKRHFVRVATVKDFAAPFSSQVLRRIAALRPGYYTRMGAALRHVQQQLALRPERHRLLLLLSDGKPNDLDHYEGRYGIEDTRQAILEARRAGLAVFGITIDRKAQDYFPYLFGRGGYAIVARPDRLPQALPMLYQQLVG; this is encoded by the coding sequence ATGTGGCAATTTCTGGAGCTGGAAGAGCAGATTGGCCGCTATTGGCACCGGCTTGTGGGGCAGGCGGCCAGCTATCCTTATCATCCAGAGGCTGCGGTGACCCTGGATTCGGTTCGTGCCTCCCTGAGTGTTTTTTTCCGGGGACTAGGAGGGACGCCGGGGCTGGAGCTGGCGGCGGGGTTGCCCCAGTCCTCAGGGCATCGCCTGAGGCTACGGCAGCGCTTGGGGCTCGACCAAGAGCGCCTGCCACAGGCGGCGCGCAATCCTGAGCGGTTGCTGTTACCCGCTGCTATTGCCTGCTTTCCATCAGTTTCCCTCAACCGGTGCCTTTACTTCTGGCTGGCTGCTTTTTTTGCCCTGGCAGAGCATTCTTCTGGTCAGCCCCCGGCGGATCCTCTTCAGGCGGATCTGGCCTTTTTACATCGGTCCTATGGGATTAGTTTAAGGATCTGCCGTCGCTATCCCGGGTTGGCGCAGAGTTACCAGACACTCTGCGCGGCGCTGAGGGAATTGCGGCCACCACGGTCTTTACCCCCCCAAGAGCAAGCCGTGGAAGCGGCGATCCTAGCCCTACTGGAAGCTAAGTCTAAGTGCTCAAATCCCCTTGGTAACGCATTGCTGGCGGCTGTTATGGCCCCAGAGCCTGATTTCAGTGGTTGGCGTGCATCTAAGGGCTATCATCCCTTTCTTCCTGTGCCCCTATGGGGAGAAATCAGTGGGGAATTTAAATCTCCAAGTGCTTTATCGTCGCCTTCCGAACAGGCCGATGGTAGCAGCCAGCAGGAGGGGGAGGATAGCCGCCGAAGGCAGGCCCAGCGGGGGAAGTATGAGCAAAGCGAGCGCGACGATCCCCTGTTGTTAAATCGCTTTGAAAAACTCATCAGTTGGGCCGAGATGGTCAATGTCAACCGGGCAGTGGAAGACGAGGATGAAGAGGCCGCGAAGGAGGTCGCCGATGCCATGGAGGAGCTGGCCCTAAGTTCCCATCAGCGGCGGGCGGCCACTAAACTCAAATTTGATTTGGATCTGGCCCCCAATGATGTAGATCCTTCCGCTTTAATTGCTGAGTTTACCTATCCTGAGTGGGACTACCGCCGTCAGAGCTACCACAATAATCACTGTAAGGTCGTTTCCCAGGTGGCTGGGGAGGAGGGGGAGCTATGGAAACCTGATCTCCAGGCCAGACGCCGCCTTCGCCGGATCCGGCGCCAATTCGAGGCGTTGCGTCCCAAGCGTGAGATCTTGCGCCGCCAGCTTGATGGCACCGAGCCCGATATGGATGCCTTGGTGCGGTCCCGCTGTGATTTAGTGGCCAGCGGCAGTGGTTCCGATCGGGTGTATCTCTCTGCGCGCCAGCAGGCCCGGGATTTGGCTGTGGCCATGCTGGTGGATGTTTCCTTGTCTACCGACAGTTGGGTCGATAACCGCCAGGTCCTTGAGGTGGAAAAAGAGGCCCTGACCGCCATGGCCTCTGGCTTAGCCACCTGTGGGGATGCCTTTGCGATTTATACTTTTACCTCGCGCAAGCGGCATTTTGTCCGGGTTGCCACAGTCAAGGATTTTGCGGCCCCCTTTAGCAGCCAAGTGTTGCGGCGCATCGCGGCTTTGCGTCCCGGCTACTACACTCGCATGGGCGCGGCTTTGCGCCATGTCCAGCAGCAGTTGGCTCTGCGTCCCGAACGGCACCGTCTTTTACTTTTGTTAAGTGACGGCAAACCCAATGATCTGGATCACTATGAAGGCCGCTACGGTATCGAAGATACCCGGCAGGCGATTCTAGAAGCTCGCCGAGCAGGATTAGCCGTCTTTGGCATTACCATTGATCGTAAGGCCCAAGATTATTTTCCCTATTTGTTTGGCCGTGGAGGCTATGCCATTGTGGCTCGGCCTGACCGCCTTCCGCAGGCCTTGCCCATGCTTTATCAGCAGTTGGTGGGGTAG
- a CDS encoding HDOD domain-containing protein, with protein sequence MAHQVFYQAPIRYQHPEENEVIQIEQFCTEILEDLANNHLVLPTLPEVALKIREVVDDPNTSAAEVAKIIVTDAALSARLIKIANSPLYRGRHPIDNVQMALARLGITLVRNLVTSLVMEQIFQATSESVDRRMRKLWEQSTQVAAIAYVLAGRIDTFKADEAWLGGLIHQIGSLPILMRAEDTPELLENEMVLDKIITQLSSPLGKAILDSWRFPPELVAVTAEHNDLQRNPKSEPDLVDVVIVAKLQSNLGEMESHEDWHTIPALAKLGFSPDISVINLEENETEIREVKAILEGKSTL encoded by the coding sequence TTGGCTCACCAGGTTTTTTATCAGGCACCAATACGCTATCAACACCCGGAGGAAAACGAGGTGATTCAAATAGAGCAATTCTGTACTGAAATTCTTGAAGATTTGGCCAATAATCATTTGGTGCTACCCACCTTGCCTGAGGTCGCCCTAAAGATCCGCGAGGTGGTCGACGATCCGAATACCTCGGCAGCCGAGGTTGCAAAAATTATTGTCACTGATGCGGCCCTCTCGGCTCGTCTGATTAAAATTGCGAATAGTCCCCTCTATCGGGGCCGTCACCCCATTGATAATGTCCAGATGGCTCTGGCTCGCCTAGGAATCACCTTGGTACGCAACCTCGTGACTAGTCTAGTGATGGAGCAAATATTCCAAGCGACCTCTGAGTCCGTGGATCGGCGCATGCGCAAACTTTGGGAACAAAGCACCCAAGTGGCCGCCATTGCCTATGTCCTTGCCGGCCGGATAGACACGTTTAAAGCGGACGAAGCATGGCTTGGGGGACTGATTCACCAAATTGGCTCGCTTCCTATTCTCATGCGTGCTGAAGATACTCCGGAATTACTAGAGAACGAGATGGTGCTAGATAAAATCATTACCCAGCTTTCTAGCCCTCTCGGTAAAGCCATCCTAGATAGTTGGCGTTTTCCACCAGAGCTCGTAGCCGTTACCGCCGAGCATAATGACCTCCAGCGGAACCCCAAATCAGAACCGGATTTAGTGGATGTGGTTATCGTAGCGAAATTACAAAGCAATCTCGGGGAGATGGAATCTCATGAAGATTGGCATACCATACCCGCTCTTGCCAAACTAGGCTTTAGCCCAGATATTAGCGTCATTAATTTAGAGGAAAACGAAACGGAAATTCGTGAGGTCAAGGCCATACTTGAGGGTAAAAGTACCCTCTAA
- a CDS encoding DUF6998 domain-containing protein, whose protein sequence is MIQSLGEAMSWFERELGWGVPPTELRHLCGRIGELYAALITNGQMATEVNQKGYDVVSGDGEKISVKTTAMMGSGGHVNFNSNTLEIVDRIIILRVNTEEMQVETLLNSTTSETMELVGPEKNGKRPLALSRLTKTPKDKANIKPIKEVEFQGYTIRELETGTIEVELNGELVSPVKPELRKLAKILNVSLLNSNGNFLNTRQLGSQLIKTIKENNK, encoded by the coding sequence ATTATCCAGTCTCTTGGCGAGGCAATGAGCTGGTTTGAAAGGGAACTTGGTTGGGGTGTTCCTCCCACTGAATTAAGGCATCTATGCGGTCGCATTGGGGAGTTATACGCTGCTTTAATCACAAATGGACAAATGGCTACAGAGGTAAATCAAAAAGGGTATGACGTTGTCAGCGGAGACGGAGAAAAAATATCTGTAAAAACAACGGCAATGATGGGCAGTGGAGGGCATGTCAATTTTAATTCAAATACTCTTGAAATCGTGGATCGCATAATTATTCTGCGAGTCAATACAGAGGAAATGCAGGTTGAGACATTACTGAACTCAACAACTTCTGAAACCATGGAGCTTGTGGGACCTGAGAAAAACGGCAAGCGGCCGCTGGCCTTAAGCAGATTAACAAAAACTCCAAAAGACAAAGCAAACATTAAGCCCATCAAAGAAGTTGAATTTCAGGGTTATACAATAAGAGAACTGGAAACAGGGACAATCGAGGTTGAACTAAATGGTGAGCTGGTAAGCCCTGTAAAACCAGAGCTACGGAAATTGGCAAAGATACTCAATGTTAGCCTATTGAACAGTAATGGAAATTTTTTAAATACGAGGCAGCTTGGCAGTCAGCTGATTAAAACTATTAAAGAAAATAATAAATAA